A region of the Ranitomeya imitator isolate aRanImi1 chromosome 5, aRanImi1.pri, whole genome shotgun sequence genome:
AAAATGGAACAGTACAACACCAATAAGTGGGTGCTCAGGCCTTCTCAGCAAAGCAACCAATACTTGACTCTGTCCTGATAAAGgaaaaaaaggaaggcagcactccatagactTTTAAAGTGAAAAAATGTCTAAATGTGGATTTCATTCAGACCCACATGTGGGTCTGAATgaaatccacatttttttcactttaaaGGTCTATGGAGTGCTgcgttcccttattttcctttataTATATACTCACACATAACTGTGCATAATTTTTAAGCagctgtggaaaaaatgctgcaaggtAAAAATGCTTTCAAACATATAAATGTTGATAATTTGTTTTTATCAATCAATGAAATGCAAAGTGAGTGAAAGAACAAAAGGGAAGTCTTGATCAAATCACTATTGAGTGTGACCACCTTTTGCTTTCAAAACAGCATAATTTCTTCTAGATTCACTTACACAAACTCAGGATTATATTTTGGTGTATGAGTAATTAATTATACAAAACTGGTGATAACAATCATCATTTTCATTTGTAGTTGAAATATagtcattaactgaaacagaaaccGCTGTGGGGGAACTAGCTATACCCAAAAACTGTTCTGAGAAGTCTGGTTAAAAGTGATCTTCATGAAAGAAGTGCAGCCAAAAAGTTATACCTTCAATGTGGAAATAAGGTCAAACAACTCAACTGGTCAAAAGGCAATTTATTCAATGGAGGGCAGGAGAACGCTACATTAACTAGTGTCTGCAGgcaacagataataataataataatctttatatttatatagagctaacatattccgcagcgctttacagattgcacacattatcattgctgtccccgatggggctataAGTATGGTGGGGGATTTTTGCTGCAATTTGGGGCTGCATTTTAGCAAATGGAGTTAGGGATTTGGttaggattaatggtgtcctcaatactGAGAAATTAAGACAAATGTGACGTTGAGTAACTTCTCAAGGCCAATCCttgagtcaggatagtcaaggagtcgAAGGTCAGAAcccaggagggtatgtcataaacagatggaggagacaaaggtgtagtcaggtaaTGTGCCGAAGTCAGAATACCAGGAGAATAGCGGATCAGAGCCGAAGGGGTTAACAGATGGATGGCCAGATTGAGGTTCAAGGTATGGCAACAAAAGATCTAGAAACAGAATGAAAGACACAGAGAGACAAATGACAAAGTAGCTGAATGTACGTTTGGCAGAGGTCTGGATGTAACAGCCCAGTTAAGTAACCTGGCGATTGCCTGGGATAATGAAAACCTGGAGACAGctggcacctcccagtctcagattggaaggccgaactgtcaatcaacacactaacagttcagcatgcccctgtaccagattggttgGCCGAGTTGTCAgttactgcatcccagacacactgaggggtggaaccgtgacacaaATACTTACCTATTAATTATGCAGTGCTATCAGGGAGTAATCTGTTTGGCGCCAAATTTATTGTAGAGTGGAATAACGACCTCAACACACAACATATGTCATAAAGAACTACGGTATTTTCAGTGTAAAGATCATGAAGTCCTAGAAGTGATGATATATATGCCCTCGACAAAACCCTGACCTCAACATTCAgtttgtctgggattacatgaagagacagaatggattacatgaagagaagactacatccatatatacagaactaagcataaactgtgtatatactgtatacagatatAAAGGTATAATAgtatgcaaaagttttaggcaggtaagGAAAAAATGCTGCAACGTAAGAATGTACTGGTATTTATATATGGTGCACTGCCTCCagagttaaccccttcacgaccttgcccttttccgttttcgcgttcttgtttttcgctcccctcctttccagagccataacttttttatttttccgtcaatatggccatgtgagagcttgttttttgcggaacaagttgcacTTTTTAACTACATCATTgactttagcatgtcatgtactggaaaacaggaaaaaaattgcaaaaaaaatgcaatcccacacttgttttttgtttggcttttttgctaggttcactaaatgctaaaactgtcctgccattttgattctccaggtcattatgagttcatagacaccaaacatgactaggttacattttatctaagtggtaaaaaaaattccaaactttgcgaaaaaaaaaaaacaattgcgcaatTTTCCTTTACCCGAAGtgtctccacttttcatgatctggggtcaggtgtgggcttattttttgcgtgctgagctggcatttttaatgataccattttgatgcagatacgttcttttgatcgcccgttattacattttaatgtaatgtcgcggcgaccaaaaaaccgtaattctggcgtttagaatttttttctcattacgccatttagcgatcaggttaatgcttttttttattgatagatcgggcgattctgaacgcggggataccaaatatgtgtaggtttgatttttttttttattgttttattttggatggggcgaaaggggggtgatttaaacttttatttatttattttttttttcataatttttaaaacatttttttcttacttttgccatgcttcaatagcctccatgggaggctagaagctggcaccactcgatcggctctgctgcatagcagcgatcatcagatcgctgctatgcagctgaaatgcaggcttgctatgagcgccgaccacagggggcgctcacagcaggccggcatcagttaccatcctgacgcatcgccgctaatgcgggcacatgtcagctgttcaaaacaacggacatgtcccggctttgaggtgggctcagcgccacaTATTTACTGAACTTAAACTTAGTAGcaaaataaaaacattattatCAAAAACTAGCAGAGTAAAACATTACAGAACTGAAAGCTGGGTTTCTTTTTCACAATCACTAGAGCAAAATGGAAAAtaattttttaacaaattttagtTTCAACTACGTCAATAGATGTAAAACCACAAGGACCGCAATCTACAAGTTTACAGCAAAAGGAAAGAGGGGAGGAATCTGTGCTGTGTGAAACACATACTGAAAATCAGATCAGGACTGCAGatatttaattaaagggaacctgacagctgacacaTGCTTCCCAATCCACTGGTCGCGTATATCAATACTCTACTGGCTGCATGATTTCATGATTAAGGGCTCGCACTTATCTGCGTAAGCAAAATCGCTCTGATGTTGTCCCTGAAAAGTAGGACGAGGGTCatgtgagtacaatgcgattttatcaagtagcatccgtatgacatcaaTCTGACatgcatatgtaatccgtatgcaatgcgattttaacatcagcttttacatagagaATTAAAGTATGTCATTTAAAGCTAGTTTAGgaactaataaaacaatcttatatacagatatagagTAAATAGGATAGATTTCCTGtagatatttaatgtcacaagTCTCCTACATATAACAAAGTAGCACCCTTTATTGCATTTCATGTAGCACTAAAGAATTATTagctttattaaacatataaaaaaataattaattaaacAAATGGTATGAGatgccccttatttttaataaccagctgagggaaagcagacagctgggggctggtgttattattcttggAAAAAGCAATAAACATGGATCTTCCTAGCTTATTAAAGAGAAAATGTCAGCAGGATTTAGCCCAATAAActaaaggcatggccataatggcGGTGTGACACTGATTAATCGGATTCCTGATGTAAAGGGATCTGctcagtggctgatgaatactcacctTGTGAAGTTTTCATAAAACTATGTCTTGTATGCTTAGGGGCGAGACATAGGGGAAGGGTCTTCTTTTGGTTCACAACCCCTCAACCATCCACCTCTGCTTCTTGTGCAGGTGACTGATTATGCAATGACCTACTTCCTTCTTAAAAGTCTGCATCGCCGTCATCATTGTGTGTGTCAGCGTCCTGTGTGCAGAACTTCAATAAAAAGTCGCCAgatgcagcgcatgcgcagatcagTGTTTCGGCTCGTCGAAGAATTTACTGCACATGCGTCATGTCCAGCGCCATTTCATTAAACTCCTGTGCACAGGACGCTGACTCACACTGCCTCCTTTTTAAAATTCCATGCTGCTGCCATGCTAAGGAGGCAGGACACTGAATAATCAGTTACCTGTACAAGTTGCAGAGGAGGCTTGATCTGATTCAAGAAATCTAGAAGACGTTGTACAGGATTAACCAAGCGGTTTATTCTCAACGCGTTTCGAAATTTGACCAATATCTTCATCAGGAGAACCACAatattaaatgaaaaaaataccATAGACAGACTTCAATAGTTTACAATTTCAAAAAGAGGCGGCAGTTGAAATTAAAAGTGCACACGACTAAAAGCTAGTTTCAGTAAAGATAAAGAAAAGGAAAATGTttatgggaaaataaaataaaaatgtgtcTGGTCGTATTTTTTCTAAATAGTAAACTGTGTAAGTCTGTCTAtggattttttaaatttaatattgGCATTCTTCTGATGAAGAAGTTGGTCCAACTTCAAAACGCGTTGAAAATAAACCACCTGGTCAATCCTGCACAATGTCTTCTGGATTTCTTGAATTATATCAGCAGCGCAGATTACTACTCCTATCCTCCCACTACTAGCTCTATAAAGCGGGATGTCTCCCAACCACAGGGTACCGCAACAGCTGTCAATCCTTTATTCCTCACCTTtgaataagaccctattgcgcttgctGTCCCCTTGTGTCTGTTAGCCagatatgtttgactctgaaatgccaaaatgttttagagaaaaacatactttaatagcTGTCAGGAACCAAGCCGTACAGGAGACTAGTCGGTTAAACGGGTTTGCTTATCCTCACCCATACCTCTGGAGTGACCGGTATCTTTCTCTGTGTGTGTATAGGGACAGACCTATCTCTCTGGGGctgggagaagccaccagggatcCGCCTGCCTGACTCGTCTCTTGTGCAGCTTGGCTCCTGAcagctttaacactaggactactggcagaggcgtagctaggggttcagctcagggggggtgaaCCATGTGAGTGGGtccctaacaggcggacatatcattagtgcaaactatgtggcagcacatgggcccaagagttaagggggggccttttctacctctaaataaggtgcaattttgtatttttagaagttcttgggctgcaaagggcccatatattgttcttgcacataggcccttttctgtctgtgtccacagacaaaataaatctctatacaataaccagcactgatattaccgccatacggtaataccatatagtggtagagaccagtcctgcatgacatagagagatcacagtacagttatagatggtgacttacagaggacgttctttccggtggagccattcacttttcccatcttttccacctTGCCCAGACTGACaaactgtgtatactattacttccacatttttctgtcaccgctctgtgtatagagagcggcggctgtaactgatgccccgggactgactgacagccggtacagcgctatctgccacccagtatttaggcttcaatgcttcgtaagtgcctacttaatatttaggagtccccctatgtacagtaataatggccccagcatcactgatgagagcaggaggtcatgtgacgattttcttctattgagagaagtcaaacttgtctagtcaacacgtgcaaatagcaaacgtggtcgcatgaccgtctgatcacaccagtggtcttagCATgaccgcctgatcacaccagtggtcttggcatgagcgcctgatcacaccagtggtcttggcatgagcgcctgaccacaccagtggtcttggcatgagcgcctgaccacaccagtggtcttggggtctcatgacggcaggtgcaccccatcatgatttggcagtctgtagagtgactgcagacaattatcccaagcctttgataacttaaagggaacctgtcaccccccagggcctattaaggtaaaagagccaccttcttcagcactaaggctgcattctgtgaaggtggctcttatgtttttgatccctaataacgctgaaatatttacttttataaattgtgcgccatacctgtattgagtccggggggtacgttttctccccctgactcagccgcctcgcagccgttcatcatcccaccgagcaccgcctcctctctgtcttgtgccgtcactggcgctctgcaattatttctcggtcatgcgcagtgtgcgctgccctggaacttatatcaagtgatgtatgtagatcgcacctgcgcacagcaccagattcccagcctcgcagtgtgaataaatcataacacactgcggggcaggatctcggtCCTCCGCTTcacgcaggcgcgatatcagtacatcagctgatgggagtttcacacggcgcatgcccgaaaaatgagagcccagcccaggcatcggcgccctgtgggatgatggacggctgggaggtggttgtgtccggggacaaaagacatacccccagactcaatacaggtatggggagcaatttataaaagtgaatatttcagcgttattagggaacaaaaccataagagccaccttcacagaatgcagccttagtgctgctgaagggggctggctgtattaacttaatatgcctgggggggtgacaggttccctttaataatttaattataagcaatttattcttataacatagaatgcagcccgtggttactgtattgttatacttgttaggggcagacagacagacgtatttctcatgtgaggatcgcatcgcaatcctcggactgaccgtcggctctcctgacctgaggctgacagttgcatagtaatttatcacgctgtcaagcttatgtcaggagaggtgtcagggccagtccgaggattgcaatgcgatcgtcgcatgagttatacagtgtctgtctgcgcccttatgttaatacttatccttgttatagtaatattaaccttctttgctatgcttgttttactaatacttataaagGACCCAGCTCGCAGTAATAAAAAGCcccgacctccccatctccagcccccaagacagcaactattagggtatgtttccaaggggcgTATTGCTTGGGGTTTTGCTGGGAATTGGACgttgtgtacatccgcagcgttgAAAccacagcttccagatgttacagcatagtggaggggattttatgaaatcccatatccactatgcgtacatagacgcaggtggcagacctgcgtaaccggacatgtggcgcatttttctagacagcagcatgtctattgatcttgtggagatgctctgtctccacaagataaataaaacagtctatgaataggatgcggtgatttcacctgtgttcaatgaatatatgcggaatcaccgtgcgtacaacagggggcagcgctttaggcggagcggggtatctgatgcatccaaagtgctgccaatacACCTCGAGGACACGTACCCTCATATATGAtggagtgaatatctcataacattaaacagtataataatcagccccccagtgccccctcacccacgtcagccctcacaataccctcaaactctcccattcacccccagtaccctgtccccctcccacaataccaccatcctctctcactcaccctcacagtgccctgtccccctgcacacccacaataacccccatcgtttcacatttaccccacagtgccctgtcctcctctcccacttcagcccctacaataacacaatcctctcacattcacccccacagtgaccatgatatgcctaaaccgaattactctaataaactccatccccacttactgatgaggTTTTCAGGCAGCCAGttaggagaaccaggaagtgtccagagagatgcaaggagggcactaggacccagcgtgcctcagccaaaccagcatgcacagccagaaagtaagtaactgcatctgctgctgccagccaggaagagactcctcgggtgagaccacatcgcactcttcacggaggggggctctgcagccggcattgtgctcctctctccctgacacctcagacttggcagtggatctcctggtgggccccttcaggtgactgggcccggggcaatggccccctctgcccccccagtagctacgctactgactactggactcgtgaccccgactagaattactgaagtgcaagtagtcaaaatgactataccagtagtcctagtgttaaaatgTGTTTTTCTTTGAAGCTCTGCAGCATTTCAAAGTCAAACACATATAACTGagattgtacagccggtgcctaagggtaccgtcacacagtgcaattttgatcgctacgacggcacgattcgtgacattcgagcgatatagtaacatagtagtaacatagttagtaaggccgaaaaaagacatttgtccatccagttcagcctatattccatcataataaatacccagatctacgtccttctacagaacctaataattgtatgattaaTTATATTATTcataattatatatattatatatattatatatattatataattatatatattatatatattatatatatattatataattatatatattatataattatatatattatatatattatatatatatatatatatatataattatatagttacgatatcgcagtgtctgacacgctcctgtgatcagggaccccgctgagaatcgtacgtcgtagcagatcgtttgaaactttctttcgtcgtctagtgtcccgctgtggcggcatggtcgcatggtgtaacatatatcgtatacgatgtgcgcatagtaaccaacggcttctacatcgcacatacgtcatgaaattatcgctccagcgtcgtagattgcaaagtgtgacagcagtctacgacgctggagcgatattgttacgatgctggagcgtcacggatcgtaccgttgtagcgatgaaaattgcactgtgtgacggtaccctaacacgttTTGTCTTTGTGAAACATatctcaaaattaaaaaaaaaacaaaaaaaccctattTTTAAAATAAAGGCAATCTGACGGTTGATACATGCTGTGATATCCccctttttcccattttttttaggcaggtTTCACAAAGACAAAATGTTCAGCGATTAAACAAACATTGATTTGTGCCACATCTGTTATTTGTGTGTTTTCCAAAGATTATAAAAGCTGTGTGATCATACCCTCATCGTTTTCATCAGTGGTTGAAGGAACACTATGGACACTCTCTGTGTGAGCAAAGTACCCAGGCAGGCTGCTTTGTGAATGGGGGTCAGTCGGCCATCACTACTGCAATCTTCTCACAAAATCAAGGATGAATTTCAGCATAAAGTAATTGAACAAGCTGCAGTGTTTAACTTATCCAGAATACAAACTCTAGAATCTACATGATACAATGATACAAGGAAAGTGTTCACATACAACCTCATCCGCACATCATACTTTCTAGGACAGATTCAGGAACATTTTACAACGTTATAAGTTGTGAATACTCTGGATAATAAAGAGTTTATAAAGAAATAtaataatgtattttttttcttctgttcctCAGTTGTTATTCCCAGCTATAACGACATCTTACAATAAGGATTATTTCACGATGGCGGACGCAACAAACAGCTCTTCTTTTACTTGCGAAGTGAACAAAGACTTGGAACCATTCACGTATTTTTATTGGTTGATATTTCTGGTTGGATTTTTCGGAAGCTGCTTCGCATTGTGGGCATTCACGTGGAAAGACAACAACCAGAAATGTTTGAGCGTGTACCTCATTAACCTTTTAATAGCTGATTTCCTGCTgacattggttttaccatttaAAATAGTCGTGGACATGGGTCAAGCATCTTGGAAGTTGAAGATCTTCCATTGTCAGGTATCCGCTTGCATCATTTACATCAACATGTACATTTCTATTATTTTCTTGGGATTTGTCAGCATGGACCGCTGTCTCCAAACCATACAGAGCTCAAAACTGTACCAAATACAGAAACGAGGATTTGCACGAATGTTGTCGGCAGTAGTCTGGGCTCTTGTTCTGTCCATAATGCTACCAAACATGATGATACCCATAAAAGATATCCCAGAACGCGACATTGTCGGCTGCATTGACTTTAAAACAGTTATCGGCAGAGACTGGCACGTACTCAGCAACTTCATCAGCATAGCCATATTTTTTAACTTCTCTGCAATCATTTTGATATCGAATTGCATCACTATTAAGAAACTTTACACCAATGAGGACTGTGAAGAAGCTAACAACATCAAAGCAGCGCTGGTCAAGATCTTTCTTGTGACAGCAGGATACATCATATGTTTCCTTCCTTACCACATTGTCCGGATCCCATACACCTTGAGTCAAAATGATGTGATCACAGACTGCCACCTAAAACAAGTGCTCTTCTACGCCAAGGAGTCAACGCTTTTACTCTCGGTATCAAATCTTTGTTTTGACCCTATTGTGTATTATCACTTTTCGAACAACTTCAGGTCTAAAATAAGCAAAACATTCTCCTTAAAGAGACAGGAAAGAGCTGTGATTGGAGGAGAGAATGCTATCGAGAGAGCCGTGTAGAACAAACTATTGCACTATTAGCTTATGAGTTTGTGATTTAAGGAGGAGCTGTCacatttttttgtattactgattgtTAATTatgaatatatgtttatttataACAATATAAAATTAATAGTTGGAATAGTCTATTTTTTCTGCAGGCACTGGGTTCTGCTATTCGTATTTGCTTGTGTGACGTGTCACACCGCTGGAGAGGGACAGAAACGCATGCAAAATAGGGCAATATCATCTAGTACACGATAAGTATAAGCGATGGTAGTTGGTAGATGGTGCAGGCACAACACCTAGAATTTTATTTTTGGTATATGACAGAGCATTACACTTACACACAATAAATGCAGCAGACTCAGACCATAAGAGAGTCCATTCGGTCTCACAATGACATGATGTGTTCTCGAGGACAAATGCTGGTTAGTTCCAATAAGAATGCTTGtaaactaaagggaacctgtctggccattcatgctgcccaaacctcaAGCATCATGAATCACAGTCTGGCTGACCAATCGCAGACAGATACAACATtctcagcatttcagagaaaattaactttaaagATGCGGGATCATAACTGGAGACAAGACTTGTCCTGCTCGCCATTGGCTGGCTGTTCCCAGTGCTACTGCAGgtaattgacaggtctcttcccCATGTACGTAGTGATAgatttacaggaaagatatatatcttggtactgtgttaaccAGTGGATAGAAATATATTTtgagttgagagtcctcagtggttgataccttttaatggctaactttcagtatcaaccactgaggactctcaattctaaatatttttctagtgaTAGATTTGTCAGTCACCAGCAGCAGCACAGGGAATAGCCCGTCTCTGGATATGGTTCCCAACCAGATCTTCAAGGTATATTTTGTCTGAGATGCCAGAGCCTTTCAGAGAACCATATCCCTTTGCAATCGTTCAGTTAGTTTGAGACTCATGTTGCCAGctctttgggcagcatgaatcaccagacaggtttcctttaaagagtGTATATCACACCAAAACAAAGATAAGACAATAACTAATTGGATAGATGAAATCCAAGCTCACAAGCACAAACTATGACTACAAAAAAGTCTGGTTGGttggtatactgtatgtagtacAAAGCAGTCTGATTAAATGAAACCATATATTACACCAATAAACAGTTGAATATTAATTTGTTTGCCTGCAAGCTATGTCTCCCATTTCCCCTATGCACATATGCGCTCAA
Encoded here:
- the GPR171 gene encoding G-protein coupled receptor 171, translated to MADATNSSSFTCEVNKDLEPFTYFYWLIFLVGFFGSCFALWAFTWKDNNQKCLSVYLINLLIADFLLTLVLPFKIVVDMGQASWKLKIFHCQVSACIIYINMYISIIFLGFVSMDRCLQTIQSSKLYQIQKRGFARMLSAVVWALVLSIMLPNMMIPIKDIPERDIVGCIDFKTVIGRDWHVLSNFISIAIFFNFSAIILISNCITIKKLYTNEDCEEANNIKAALVKIFLVTAGYIICFLPYHIVRIPYTLSQNDVITDCHLKQVLFYAKESTLLLSVSNLCFDPIVYYHFSNNFRSKISKTFSLKRQERAVIGGENAIERAV